The following is a genomic window from Micromonospora cathayae.
CGCAGGCCGTCGACGTCGAAGAGCAGGACGGCGACCACCTCGCCCGGGGCGCGGATCCGCACCGCCTCGCCGAGCGCGTCGGTGATCCGCCGCCGGTTGGGCAGCTTGGTCAGCCCGTCGTGGTACGCGTCGTGCCGCAGCCGGTCGACCAGCCGGGAGTTCTCCAGGGCGACGGCGGCGTGCGCGGCCACCGTCTCGAAGACCGGCACGTCGTCCGCGGTGAAATGACCGAGGTCACTGAGCCGGTTCACCACCTCGAGCGTGCCGATCACCGCCTGCCCGGAGCGCAACGGCACCGCGATCACGTCCTTGACCCCGCTGGTCCGCAGGACGGCGTGCAGCCGCTCCTCGCCGTCGAGCCGGGCGCCCCAGGCCAGGGTGCGCCGTTCCCGGCGGGCCTCCTCGCGGACCAGCGCCGGGGTGGGGGCCACGTCCAGCAGGCCCGGATCGTCCACCCGGGCGGTGAGCATGACCTCGGAGTGCCGGCCCTGCGCCGGGAGCCAGAGGGTGGCGTACTCGGCCTGCATGAGCTTGCGGATCCGGCCGAGCAGCACGTCGATGACGGTGCCGTCCTGCCCGCTCGCGGTCATCGCGCGGGTCAGCTCGTACATGTCGCCGAGGGTGCGGTGCTGCCGGAAGAACTGCGCGTAGGAGCGGTAGACCAGCAGCACCGCCACCGCCAGCACGGCGATGAGCAGCAGAGCCCAGGCGTTGGTGTCGATGGCGATCAGGACCACCAGGCCGACCACCACGTTGATCGCGGAGGTCAGCAGCGGCGGCCCGGCGGTGCGGATCACCTCCCAGCCGGCCTGCCAGCCCTGGATCAGCGAGATCACCCCGCTGACCGCGGCCAGCGAGACCAGCGTGTTGACGCTGACCACCCCGAACAGCGCCAGCCAGGTGCCGGGGCCCATGTCCTCCAACGGGGGCAGGGCGACCAGCACCAGCCCGGCCAGCGACACCGAGGCCGCTGTCTTGGCGACGTTGAACCACCGTTTCGTCGCGCTGCTACGCCGCCGGAGCTGCACGATCAGCGCGGCGATCACCGAGATGGCGACCACCGACAGGGGCGGCAGATAGAAGAACGCGAGGACCAGGGGGATCTCGGTGATGGTGACGGCCAGCGCCTGCCGTCGGATGACGAAGTGCAGCACCTGGCTGCCCGCCGCCACGATGGTGACGAGCAGGGCGAGGACGATCCACAGCTTGCCCGGCGGGGGCGGCGCGACGAGTCCGAGGGCGACCGCGCAGACCACCGCGAAGAGACACAGCGGACCGGTGATCAGCCAAGCCTGATCGGTCGATCCGCGCGTCGATGGGCGGGCGCTCGCCATCCAGCTCCCTCGTAACTCATGCCGGACCAGCCCCCAACCAGTGGCCTCTCGGCGTCACTCCCCACGCGGGAGTGGTGTCACTCCCGGGCCGGGAGCGACGTCACCCGCAGCGCGGAAGCGACATCACCCGAGTCACAGGAGCGGCACCACTCGCGGCGCAGGAGTGCTGAGCGGTACCGCTCAGCGCAGCGGCGCGCCCCAGTCGAAGTCGGCCATCGGGGAGGTGGACTCGATCCCGAGGACGCCGCCGGCAACGACGGCCAGAGCCATCAGCGCCAGGACCGCGGCGAAGCGGACAGGCTTCCGACCAGACATCACGTGCTCCTGTCGACAGGGGTGCGGAGAAGATGGATGGAGGTGTCAACGATCGTGCCACAGCGCTCCGATGGAGCAAAGGGGCGCGGGAACGCGCCTTCCGGGATTGCTGTGGTTCAGACCGTTCGTACGTACCCCGACTCCGAATAGCTACCCCTGATTTCGGCGTTCATCTCACCATCTGCACCTTCCCGCTGATGTTGACGCAGTACATGTTTCACCACTAATCCCCAAGATCGTCGTCAAGGGTTCATCCGCTCCACCCACCCCCACCTGCGCCGACGCCCCGTCGACTGTGGAAGCCCCGGCACCGACCACCCAAAATAGAGGCACGTCGAAGAAGTGGGAATGGATGTGACGACTTTCCGCGGAAGCCGACGGATCCGACATCGCCCCGCACCAACACCGCACCTCAGGTAACGAATCGGTGACGGCCCGTCGTGGCGCCCCCGGTGCCGTTCCTGCGGCGGTCGGGCTAGCGGCGCGCGGCGAGGGCGGCACGAACGGCGTCGGCCAGCGAGGTCGGCTCCCGTCCGAGCAACGTCCGCAGGTCGTCACCCTCGACGGACAACTCCCCCACGGCCAACCCCCGGTCGGCGTCGGCGAGCACGGCCGCGTACGGCTCGGGCAGCCCCGCCCCGACCAGCAGTTCGGTGTACTTCTCCACCGGCAGGTCGAGGTAGCCGACCGGCCGGCCGCTCTGGTGGGACACCTCGGCCGCCAGGTCGGTGAGCGTGAACGGTGCGCCGCCCAGCTCGTACACCCGACCGGTGTGCCCCTCGCTGGTCAGGACCTGCGCGGCGGCCTCGGCGTAGTCGGCGCGGGTGGCGGCGGCGACCCGCCCGTCGCCCGCCGCGCCGGCCACCCCGTGCTCCAGGTACGTGTCGAGCTGGCCGGTGTAGTTCTCCAGGTACCAGCTGTTGCGCAGCAGCACGTACGGCAGACCGGACGCCACCAGTTCCTGTTCGGTGGCCCGGTGCTCGGCGGCCAGGATCAGGCTGGAGGTGTCCGCCCTGGCGATGCTGGTGTAGACCACCAGCCCGACGGCGGCCTCCCGGGCCGCGGTGATCACCTGGTGGTGCTGGGCTGTTCGCCGGCCGACCTCGCTGCCGGAGACGAACATCAGCTTCTCGGCTCCGGCGAAGGCGGCCCGCAACGAGTCGAGGTCGTCGTAGTCGGCCGACCGCACCGCCACGCCCCGCTGTTCGAGGTCGGCCAGGCGGGACACGTCCCGGCCGAGCGCGACGATCCGGTCGGCCGGTACGCCGCGATGCAGCAGCGACTCGACGATCAGACGACCGAGGTGCCCGGTGGCACCGGTGACGACGATGGACATGCTGTCCTCCTGTTGAGCGGGTACCTGTTCTCCTGTCTTCCGTCCGCAACGGGAACACCGTCGCCATACTTCCCGTTGGAGAGTAGGCACCTTGAAGTGCGTGACTTACCGGTGGAGAGTGAGACCATGGAACCGGACCCGTTCAACCGCAACTGCGGCAGTCGGCAGGTCATCGACCGGATCGGCGACCGCTGGAGCGTCCTCGTCGTGCTCACCCTCGCCGACGGCGCGAAACGCTACGGCGAGCTGGCCCAGCGCATCGACGGGATCAGCCAGAAGATGCTCACCCAGACCCTGCGTGGGCTGGAACGCGACGGGCTGGTCACCCGGACCGTGCACGCCAGCGTCCCGCCCCGGGTCGACTACGAACTGACCGGCCTCGGCCACAGCCTGGTCGACCTGGTCGCCGGTCTGGAGGCGTGGGCCACCACCCACCTCGGCGAGGTCGAGGCCGCCCGCGCCCGCTACGACACCCGCTGAACGCGACCGCGTGCCCGCCGATCACGGCAGAGAAACCGCAGGTTGCGCCGCATCCCTACCGTCTGCGCCATGGCGTACCAGCCCAACCAGCCGTACCAACCCAACCAGCCCTATCCGCCCTACTCCACGCCCCCGCCACGTCCGCGCCGCACCGCGCGGACGATCGTCATCGTCGTCGCCGTGGTCCTCCTGGTGTGCTGCATCGGCGGGTCGGCCGGCGGCTACTGGATCTACCGTTCCGTCAGCAACGCGGTCGCCCCGGCCTCGGACACCACCCGCACGTACCTCGACGCGGTACGACGGGGCGACAACTCGACCGCCTACGCCCAGCTCTGCTCGTCGACGCGGGACCGAATGAGCGAGGCCGACTACGCCCAGCTCGCCGCCACCCAGCCGAAGCTGCTCACGTACGACATCGACGGCGTGTCGGTGAACAACGTGAACGGCGTGACCACCGGCACCGTCACCGTGCAACTCGGCTACGACGACGGCACCGAACGGACCCAGGTCTACACGCTGGTCAAGGAGGACGGCACTTTCCGGGTATGCGAGTAACCTCAGCCCGCTTTGATCGGGGTACGCAGATCTTGGACAGTTACCGTCGTGTGTGGACGGTAACTGTCCAAGATTCCGCCTGCCGAGGACTGCTCGGCCGCTCGGCCGACGACGACCGGACGGCCCGATTCTCCGCCGCCACCTACCCTGGCGGTATGACACGGGGGAACGAGTCCGGCCCGACGATCGACCCGGCCGAAGACCGACGACGACGTTTCCCGTACCCGGCCGACCGACGACGTTTCCCGTACCCGGCCGATCCGCGCGCCGCGCTCCGGACCGGCTGCGTCCTGCTCGCCTTCGCGCTCATGATCGCCGGCTGGAGTGGGCTGCTGGTGGTGGTCGCCGGTCAGGTCGTACCCGGCTGGGCGCTCGCCGGCGCGGTGCTCGTCGTACCGGTGGTGGTCCGGCTGATCCGGGCTAAAGCACCTGTAACGGACGGGACCGGGCCATCCTGGGTACGGACCCTGCTGTCGACGCTGGCGACCACGGTGACGGCGCTGGGCGTCCTGCTCGGCGCGGCAGCCGACACCGCCGCGACGTACCACGTCCTGGAGCCGGCAGGCCCGGACGGCTGCCGGGCCGTGGTCCGGGAGGTCTCGTTCCTCTTCGCCGGCAGCGGCGACGTTTACGCCGTGGGCAGCCTGGGGGTCGGTCGACGGATGGGTTCCTGGACCGCCGACGACGGATACCAGCCCATCGCCTCCGGCACCTACCGGCTGGAATGGCACGCCGACGGCGGACTCCTGACCGTAGGCGGCCGGAACACCGATCCGGTGATGTCCGACATCGGCACCATCACCTGTTGACCGTTCAGCGCGGGTTGGCGAGTCGGCGGGTGCAGGGTCCGTCGTGGTGGGCGCGGAGCAGGCAGCGCCGGCCGTCGGTGAGGCGGGCGTCGCAGAAGACCCGGTGCCGTACGCCCTGGTCGTCCTCGTGGGAGACGGTGGTCTCGCCGGGGTCGGTGTACGGCAGGACGCGCGCCCAGCGGGCCAGGACCCGGGCCAGGCGTACCGCGCCGGGCAGGTCGCCGGCGAGTACCGGTAGGTGGATGACGAAGCGTTCGGGCATCAGCGGTAGCTCCGCTCGTTGGTGTACTCGGTCTGCCAACGTCGGAGGGCGTCCTTGACCCGGGCGGTCTCCTGGCGGCTGCGGTGCAGCAGGTCGTAGAGGGTGGTCAGGTCGTCGGCGACCCGGTCGAGGAAGTCGGTCACCTCGTCGGGGTCGAGGCCGCGTCGCCACCAGCGGGCCAGCCCGAACCGCCGCCCGCGCACCTGCCACGGCCCGAGCGGGGTGTACGTCCTGGACCGGTACCGGCCGGGTGTGGTCGTGGCTTCCGGCCGGTGGTGCCGGCCGCACGACCGCCGCAACAACGTCCGCATACTTCGCCCTCTTCCGTGAGATGACGTGGAAGGGGTGGTCCGTCCGCCCGCCGCGCACGGGCGGACCACCCCGGCCCTGCCACCGCAGCCCCATTCGGCAGTACGGCACCAGAGCCAGCCTTCTGTCTATCCCCCTAGACACTTGAGTCGGATTCACAGTCGACACGTCTAGGGGGATAGACAGAACGGTAGGCGAGGTAGAGTAAAGCGTCAAGGGGGCTAGACACTCTTAGGTCAACGCGAGAGGCGATATGCCGGGCGAAGTGGACAGAATTGCCGCAATCCGTGATCCGTACGAACTGCTGCGGGAGGCCACCGTTCGCATGGCAGCGGCTCAGGAGGAGGTGACCGAGCTTGCCCGACTACGCCGGCGGGTCATCCAGGACCTGCACGACTCGGGAATGTCGTACGCCCGCATCGCGCAAGAGGTGGGCCTGACGCGCGGTCGCATCCACCAGATCCGGCACGCCGGCCCAGCGCCCGAAGGCGCGTTCCTCGGATCGGGACGCGTCGTCATCGCGACACCGCTGAAGAAGGAGGCGATCAGGAGCCGTCCGGTCGTCGCCATCGAGGATGTCGCCGCCGCTCAACGGCTCGGCGAACTTGCGCGCAGTCTGGGATTGGAACCATCGTTCGAACACGTCCCGGCCGACGGAGCAGTCGACCTCAACCGGCCGAACCTGGTGGTGATCTGCGGCCCGCGCATCTCCGAACCCGTGGCCCGAGTCCTCGCCCAGGATCCGATCCTGCAATTCGAGCGAGCCAGCGACGGCACCTGGACACTCGTCGACCGAACCACCGGCACCGTCCACCGGTCCGGCCAGGACCAGGACCCACCGGTCGCCTCGGACGTCGCCTACCTGGGCCGACTGCCCCGGCCCGACGGACATGGCTCGCTCATCGTCCTCACCGGTATTCATCCGCCCGGCTCGCTCGGCGTGGTGCACCTGATCTGTACGCAGATCACCGAACTCTTCGCCCAGGTCAACACGGCCAACTTCTCCGTGCTGGTGGGCACCGAGTACGAACCGGGTACGAACGAACCCCACGAGGTCACGCTCCTCACGCCGTTCTACCGGCTGGAGGAAGCCTGAGCATGCAGGTCACCATGGCGACCGCTCCCGCCAAACCCGACCAGCCCAACGAAGACTTCACCGGTGCCGTCCCCAACGCAGTCGTGCTCCTCGACGGGGCGGGTTTGTCCGGCACCACGTCGACCTGTGTCCACGGCGTCGCCTGGTACACCCGCCGCCTCGGTGCGGCACTGCTCTCCCGACTGGCTGCCAGGTCCGACGCCGACCTCACCGCTCTGGTGAGCGATGCCATCGCGGAGGTGGCAGACAGCCACCGTGACACCTGCGACATCGACGACCCGAGCACTCCGTCCGCGACCGTCGTCGTCTTCCGGGTCCACGGTGACCGTGCCGACTACCTGGTGCTCGCGGACTCCATTCTCGTTGTCGAACTGGACGGGAAGAGCCCACTCGTCATCACCGACGACCGTGAGGCGGACATCGGGCGGCGTTACCGGGCCGCCATGGATGCCGCCGTCAACGACACCCCAGAACACCAGCAAGCCCGCCGCGCGTACGTCGAAGCCATGCGCGACCATCGGAACCAGCCCGGCGGCTTCTGGGTGGCCGCAGCCGACCCACGGGCAGCGGCGGAAGCCCTCACCGGAAGCCTGCCCACCGACCACCTCACCTCCGTGACCCTGCTGAGTGACGGCGCCAGCAGACTCGTCGACCGGTTCCATCTCGCGAACTGGCCCGAACTTCTGGCCCTGCTAGCCACAGCGGGACCGGCCGAGATCATCCGACGGGTCCGCGACGCGGAGACCAGCGATCCACACGGTGCACGGTGGCCGCGCGGCAAGACCTTCGACGATGCCACCATCACCTACTGGAGTGGCCTCAGGAAAGGTGGCGGCGGTGAAGCGGACTGACCACCGGGCGGTCAGCCGGGCAGGACTGGCCCGGATGGCGGCGTTGGCGCTGCTCTGGGGCTCGGGCTTCCTCTGGATCAAGCTGGCGTTGCGGGGCTTCAACCCGGTGCAGATCGTCTTCGCGCGGCTGCTGCTCGGGTTCGTCGTCCTCGCGCCGCTGGTGCTGTCGCGCGGCCTCGGCTTCCCGCGCGGCTGGCGGGTGTGGGGGCACCTGTTCGTCGCCGCCCTGGTCGCCAACGCGATCCCGTACGTGCTGTTCGGTATCGGGGAACAGACCGTCGGGTCGAACGTCGCCGGGGTGCTGAACGCGACCACCCCGCTGTGGACCCTGCTGCTGGCGTTCCTGGTCGGTGTGGACCGGTCGGTGACCTGGCGGAAGGGGGCCGGGTTCGCGCTCGGGTTCCTCGGGGTCGTGGTGATCTTCTCGCCCTGGGAATCCGCCAACGAGATCGCGAGCTGGGGTGGCCTCGCCTGCCTCGCCGCCGCCGCCAGCTACGGCGTCAGCTACGTCTACATGGGCCGGTACCTGGCCGGTCGGGGAATCAGCCCGATCGTGCTGTCCGCGAGCCAGCTCGGCGCGGCGACCGTACTGCTCGCCCTGGCCATGCCGTTCGCCGGACTGGAACCGCCGGTCTGGCGGGCCGACGCCGTGCTCAGCCTGCTCGTCCTCGGTGTCCTCGGCACCGGCCTGGCGTACGTGCTGAACTACCGCATCATCAGCGACGAGGGCGCCACCGCCGCCTCCGTGGTCACCTACCTGCTGCCGATCGTCGCCGTAATGCTGGGATGGATCGTGGTGGACGAGCCGGTCACCGGCGCGATCCTGGCCGGCGTCGGCCTGGTCCTCGTCGGCGTCGTCCTCACCCGCCGCCGCACCGCCCGCTAGCCACCGGTCGATCCGGTGCCGGCCTTCCCGGTCGCCGGTCTTCTCCGGTCGCTCGCCTTTCCGGCTTGCGGGGCGAAGGCACGATGGCCCGATGGCCCTGACCACACCACGTCCAATCCCCTGGATGACCGCCGGTGCCGTACTGCTGCTGATGCTCGGTGGGAGCCTGCTGTGGTTGCCGATCCACACCCAGCTCGAGTTGGACGACTGGATGACCGAGTTACGCAGCGACGGCGTTCCGGCGCAGGCGGTCGTCCACAACCGGGTGACGGAGGACGGCGGGAACCGGTCCAGCCCGTCGACCACCATGTACTTCCGCTATGAGATTGCCGGCCGGACCCACGAGGCGGAGGTCGGCTGCGTCGAAGTGTGCCGGAACAGGGGCGAGACGGTCACCATCTGGGTGAACCCCGCCGACCCGAGTGACTTCGTCACCGACTTCGACCAGCTCAGCGGGCACCGGGGACGGGTGCAGGGCGTACTCGGGGCGGTCGGGTTCGGGCTCCTGCTGGTGGCGGTGCCGCTGACGTTGTCGCGTATCCCGTTCCGGCGCTGGGTTCCGGGCCGCCCGACCCGGGAGCGGCGGAATCGGTCCCGGACACCGACCGATGACCGGGCGTTCATCAGTCGCTCGAAGCACAAGCGGGGCAGTCGCCGGTGACGGGGCGATCCGTCCGCACACGACGTCGAACTAGGGCTGAGCTTCGTGTGGACGTCTGTGTCCCGACCCCCGGCTGGCACCGTGGGGTCCAACGGAATCGTCGAACGTTGGAGAATCGATCGGATGGAGACCTGGCGTCTGCTGGCGGGTGTCGTCGCATGTCTGGCCGTGGGCCTCGCGGGTATCGCACTGGCCACCAATTTTCGCGGCGTTGCGGAGTGGCACGTGCGACAGTCGATGGCATTCGCCTCGGCCCCGCTACGGCAAGTTCCGCCGTGGCGTTGGCTGCCCGAAGTGCCGTACGAGAAGCGGCTGGCACGCCTGATCCTGCTGGACCGCGCGATCGGCATCGTGTTCGCCGCTGCCGGCGTCCTGGCCGTTCTCGCCTACGGCTCCGCCACCAACACGCCCCTGACCGGCACCGGTCGTGTGACCATGAAGTTTGGTCATGACACGCCGGGCAGGGGGACAACAACTTCTTGGTCAACGCCCAGCAGCAGGGGATCAACGACAGCGGCCCCCGAGCAGCATTGCTGCTGTTCAAGGGCCGTAGTCGCACCTGATGGCGGGTAAAGGATTCGAACCTGTGTGCCTTTTCGCGACGGATCTACAGTCCGTCCGCGTTCCGGGCAAGCGGTGAACTGCCAACTGCGCACACGTGACGTCCGCTGCGGCAACCCAAAATCCTGCCACCATCTGCCGCAGTGGCAGGCGTCCTAGCTCACTTCATGCTTGGCCCCGACGGGTCATCCCCAAGGCGTGCCGGTAGAGGTCGGGCACCCGGAACCGACGGACCTCTTCCTGAGTACCTTCATGCACCGCTATCAGACCCACCTCTAGCGCCAGTTCGAGCTGTTCCAGCGCATTCGGATTCACGGCCTCAATG
Proteins encoded in this region:
- a CDS encoding DMT family transporter, with the translated sequence MKRTDHRAVSRAGLARMAALALLWGSGFLWIKLALRGFNPVQIVFARLLLGFVVLAPLVLSRGLGFPRGWRVWGHLFVAALVANAIPYVLFGIGEQTVGSNVAGVLNATTPLWTLLLAFLVGVDRSVTWRKGAGFALGFLGVVVIFSPWESANEIASWGGLACLAAAASYGVSYVYMGRYLAGRGISPIVLSASQLGAATVLLALAMPFAGLEPPVWRADAVLSLLVLGVLGTGLAYVLNYRIISDEGATAASVVTYLLPIVAVMLGWIVVDEPVTGAILAGVGLVLVGVVLTRRRTAR
- a CDS encoding SDR family oxidoreductase, yielding MSIVVTGATGHLGRLIVESLLHRGVPADRIVALGRDVSRLADLEQRGVAVRSADYDDLDSLRAAFAGAEKLMFVSGSEVGRRTAQHHQVITAAREAAVGLVVYTSIARADTSSLILAAEHRATEQELVASGLPYVLLRNSWYLENYTGQLDTYLEHGVAGAAGDGRVAAATRADYAEAAAQVLTSEGHTGRVYELGGAPFTLTDLAAEVSHQSGRPVGYLDLPVEKYTELLVGAGLPEPYAAVLADADRGLAVGELSVEGDDLRTLLGREPTSLADAVRAALAARR
- a CDS encoding protein phosphatase 2C domain-containing protein; the protein is MQVTMATAPAKPDQPNEDFTGAVPNAVVLLDGAGLSGTTSTCVHGVAWYTRRLGAALLSRLAARSDADLTALVSDAIAEVADSHRDTCDIDDPSTPSATVVVFRVHGDRADYLVLADSILVVELDGKSPLVITDDREADIGRRYRAAMDAAVNDTPEHQQARRAYVEAMRDHRNQPGGFWVAAADPRAAAEALTGSLPTDHLTSVTLLSDGASRLVDRFHLANWPELLALLATAGPAEIIRRVRDAETSDPHGARWPRGKTFDDATITYWSGLRKGGGGEAD
- a CDS encoding DivIVA domain-containing protein — encoded protein: MRTLLRRSCGRHHRPEATTTPGRYRSRTYTPLGPWQVRGRRFGLARWWRRGLDPDEVTDFLDRVADDLTTLYDLLHRSRQETARVKDALRRWQTEYTNERSYR
- a CDS encoding winged helix-turn-helix transcriptional regulator, encoding MEPDPFNRNCGSRQVIDRIGDRWSVLVVLTLADGAKRYGELAQRIDGISQKMLTQTLRGLERDGLVTRTVHASVPPRVDYELTGLGHSLVDLVAGLEAWATTHLGEVEAARARYDTR
- a CDS encoding sigma-70 family RNA polymerase sigma factor, which encodes MDRIAAIRDPYELLREATVRMAAAQEEVTELARLRRRVIQDLHDSGMSYARIAQEVGLTRGRIHQIRHAGPAPEGAFLGSGRVVIATPLKKEAIRSRPVVAIEDVAAAQRLGELARSLGLEPSFEHVPADGAVDLNRPNLVVICGPRISEPVARVLAQDPILQFERASDGTWTLVDRTTGTVHRSGQDQDPPVASDVAYLGRLPRPDGHGSLIVLTGIHPPGSLGVVHLICTQITELFAQVNTANFSVLVGTEYEPGTNEPHEVTLLTPFYRLEEA
- a CDS encoding putative bifunctional diguanylate cyclase/phosphodiesterase; translated protein: MASARPSTRGSTDQAWLITGPLCLFAVVCAVALGLVAPPPPGKLWIVLALLVTIVAAGSQVLHFVIRRQALAVTITEIPLVLAFFYLPPLSVVAISVIAALIVQLRRRSSATKRWFNVAKTAASVSLAGLVLVALPPLEDMGPGTWLALFGVVSVNTLVSLAAVSGVISLIQGWQAGWEVIRTAGPPLLTSAINVVVGLVVLIAIDTNAWALLLIAVLAVAVLLVYRSYAQFFRQHRTLGDMYELTRAMTASGQDGTVIDVLLGRIRKLMQAEYATLWLPAQGRHSEVMLTARVDDPGLLDVAPTPALVREEARRERRTLAWGARLDGEERLHAVLRTSGVKDVIAVPLRSGQAVIGTLEVVNRLSDLGHFTADDVPVFETVAAHAAVALENSRLVDRLRHDAYHDGLTKLPNRRRITDALGEAVRIRAPGEVVAVLLFDVDGLRQVNESLGHAAGDKVLVEVAERLRSSAPSSALVGRVGGDEFLVTLRVESAEVALELAAGLREQIRDEMVFEALTLDVDTAVGVAVYPDHGSDAATLLQRVDLAATAAKSTPGSIQLFNPALESRSLRRLGLAGDLRRALDAGEVEVYFQPKLTLRDRRLVGVECLARWEHPAHGAVMPEDFVAVAEHTGQLGRLTELVLREGLRRCRDWAHAEQPLSVAVNLSARTLTDQHFPARVRELLTEYDVPPQQLTFEIKETGVLDGADRPIPTLRRLRDLGVRLSVDDFGTGYFSLAHLRRLPVHEVKVDRSFVQGMATDPGDLAIVNAVVTLSQQFGLAVVAEGVESELTLELLQDIGCDIGQGFLFSRPLPYERLEAWFGAQAEVEPLPGADVRRLRVVP
- a CDS encoding DUF3592 domain-containing protein: MTAGAVLLLMLGGSLLWLPIHTQLELDDWMTELRSDGVPAQAVVHNRVTEDGGNRSSPSTTMYFRYEIAGRTHEAEVGCVEVCRNRGETVTIWVNPADPSDFVTDFDQLSGHRGRVQGVLGAVGFGLLLVAVPLTLSRIPFRRWVPGRPTRERRNRSRTPTDDRAFISRSKHKRGSRR
- a CDS encoding DUF4878 domain-containing protein; translated protein: MAYQPNQPYQPNQPYPPYSTPPPRPRRTARTIVIVVAVVLLVCCIGGSAGGYWIYRSVSNAVAPASDTTRTYLDAVRRGDNSTAYAQLCSSTRDRMSEADYAQLAATQPKLLTYDIDGVSVNNVNGVTTGTVTVQLGYDDGTERTQVYTLVKEDGTFRVCE